CCTACATCAAAACAATGTAATTTATTTAAATTAAAAGAAATAATACTAGATTTTTTAGAAAAATCTTTGATTTCTCCATATAATTGAATTCCATCTATAGTACTCAAACGTTGAATTGCATATGATAAAAGTTCTTTTTTATAAGATTGTATTTTTGATAAACCTATTTTTTCTATAAAATCTATAGCTGAACTCCATACAATAATTCCTTCTATATTTGGAGTACCAGCTTCAAATTTAAAAGGTAAATCTGAATAAGTCGTTTTTTCAAAACTTACATTTTTAATCATTTCTCCTCCAAATTGATAAGGACAAATAGTTTCCAATATTTTTTTTTTACCGTATAATATTCCAATTCCAGTTGGACCATACATTTTATGTGCAGAAAAAACATAAAAATCTGTATTTAAATCTTGCATATTTAAATGTAAATTAGAAGGGGATTGAGCTCCATCAATTAAAACTAATGCTCCATATTCATGAGATTTTTTAATAATATATTTTATAGGATTAATAATTCCAAGAACATTAGATATATGACTAATAGATACTATTTTTGTTTTTTTTGATATTAAAAATTCAAAATCTCTTAATTTTAAATATCCATTATTATAAATAGGAATTATTTTTAAAATAGCTCCTTTTTTTTTACAGATAATTTGCCATGGAACAATATTTGAATGAT
The sequence above is a segment of the Blattabacterium cuenoti genome. Coding sequences within it:
- a CDS encoding aminotransferase class V-fold PLP-dependent enzyme, which translates into the protein MFSEKEIQKIRKQFPILKEKIYSNPLIYIDNAATTQKPLQVIQAIQKYYFTTNANVHRGLHYLSQKATNQVENTRKKIQKFIHAKYSSEIIFTKGTTESINLVASSISYLIKKGDEILISCIEHHSNIVPWQIICKKKGAILKIIPIYNNGYLKLRDFEFLISKKTKIVSISHISNVLGIINPIKYIIKKSHEYGALVLIDGAQSPSNLHLNMQDLNTDFYVFSAHKMYGPTGIGILYGKKKILETICPYQFGGEMIKNVSFEKTTYSDLPFKFEAGTPNIEGIIVWSSAIDFIEKIGLSKIQSYKKELLSYAIQRLSTIDGIQLYGEIKDFSKKSSIISFNLNKLHCFDVGSILDRLGITVRTGHLCAQPLMNFFKVSGMIRASFSVYNTFKEIDYLFEGLLKAKKLLLKY